A genomic region of Macaca thibetana thibetana isolate TM-01 chromosome 14, ASM2454274v1, whole genome shotgun sequence contains the following coding sequences:
- the TRMT112 gene encoding multifunctional methyltransferase subunit TRM112-like protein — protein sequence MKLLTHNLLSSHVRGVGSRGFPLRLQATEVRICPVEFNPNFVARMIPKVEWAAFLEAADNLRLIQVPKGPVEGYEENEEFLRTMHHLLLEVEVIEGTLQCPESGRMFPISRGIPNMLLSEEETES from the exons ATGAAACTGCTCACCCACAATCTGCTGAGCTCGCATGTGCGGGGGGTGGGGTCCCGTGGCTTCCCCCTGCGCCTCCAG GCCACTGAGGTCCGTATCTGCCCTGTGGAGTTCAACCCCAACTTCGTGGCGCGTATGATACCTAAGGTGGAGTGGGCGGCGTTCCTGGAAGCGGCCGATAAT TTGCGCCTGATCCAGGTGCCTAAAGGGCCTGTTGAGGGATATGAGGAGAATGAAGAGTTTCTGAGGACTATGCACCATCTGCTGCTGGAG GTGGAAGTGATAGAGGGCACCCTGCAGTGCCCGGAGTCTGGACGTATGTTCCCCATCAGCCGCGGGATCCCCAACATGCTGCTGagtgaagaggaaactgagagttGA
- the PRDX5 gene encoding peroxiredoxin-5, mitochondrial isoform X2 gives MGLAGVCVLRRSAGYILGGAAGQSVAATAAARRRSEGGWASGGVRSFSRAAAAMAPIKVGDAIPAVEVFEGEPGNKVNLAELFKGKKGVLFGVPGAFTPGCSKTHLPGFVEQAEALKAKGVQVLACLSVNDAFVTGEWGRAHKAEGKVRLLADPTGAFGKETDLLLDDSLVSIFGNRRLKRFSMVVQDGIVKALNVEPDGTGLTCSLAPNIISQL, from the exons ATGGGACTAGCCGGCGTGTGCGTCCTGAGACGCTCAGCGGGCTATATACTCGGTGGGGCCGCCGGTCAGTCTGTGGCAGCGACAGCAGCAGCAAGACGGCGAAGTGAAGGAGGGTGGGCGTCTGGCGGGGTCCGCAGTTTCAGCAGAGCCGCTGCAGCCATGGCCCCGATCAAG GTGGGAGATGCCATCCCTGCAGTGGAGGTGTTTGAAGGGGAGCCAGGGAACAAGGTGAACCTGGCAGAGCTGTTCAAGGGCAAGAAGGGTGTGCTGTTTGGAGTTCCCGGGGCCTTCACGCCTGGATGTTCCAAG ACCCACCTACCAGGGTTTGTGGAGCAGGCTGAGGCTCTGAAGGCCAAGGGAGTCCAGGTGTTGGCCTGTCTGAGTGTTAATGATGCCTTTGTGACTGGCGAGTGGGGCCGAGCCCACAAGGCGGAAGGCAAG GTTCGGCTCCTGGCTGATCCcactggggcctttgggaag GAGACAGACTTATTACTAGATGATTCCTTAGTGTCCATCTTTGGGAATCGACGTCTCAAGAG GTTCTCCATGGTGGTACAGGATGGCATAGTGAAGGCCCTGAATGTGGAACCAGATGGCACAGGCCTCACCTGCAGTCTGGCACCCAACATCATCTCACAGCTCTGA
- the PRDX5 gene encoding peroxiredoxin-5, mitochondrial isoform X1: MGLAGVCVLRRSAGYILGGAAGQSVAATAAARRRSEGGWASGGVRSFSRAAAAMAPIKVGDAIPAVEVFEGEPGNKVNLAELFKGKKGVLFGVPGAFTPGCSKVRLLADPTGAFGKETDLLLDDSLVSIFGNRRLKRFSMVVQDGIVKALNVEPDGTGLTCSLAPNIISQL, encoded by the exons ATGGGACTAGCCGGCGTGTGCGTCCTGAGACGCTCAGCGGGCTATATACTCGGTGGGGCCGCCGGTCAGTCTGTGGCAGCGACAGCAGCAGCAAGACGGCGAAGTGAAGGAGGGTGGGCGTCTGGCGGGGTCCGCAGTTTCAGCAGAGCCGCTGCAGCCATGGCCCCGATCAAG GTGGGAGATGCCATCCCTGCAGTGGAGGTGTTTGAAGGGGAGCCAGGGAACAAGGTGAACCTGGCAGAGCTGTTCAAGGGCAAGAAGGGTGTGCTGTTTGGAGTTCCCGGGGCCTTCACGCCTGGATGTTCCAAG GTTCGGCTCCTGGCTGATCCcactggggcctttgggaag GAGACAGACTTATTACTAGATGATTCCTTAGTGTCCATCTTTGGGAATCGACGTCTCAAGAG GTTCTCCATGGTGGTACAGGATGGCATAGTGAAGGCCCTGAATGTGGAACCAGATGGCACAGGCCTCACCTGCAGTCTGGCACCCAACATCATCTCACAGCTCTGA